The Xiphophorus hellerii strain 12219 chromosome 5, Xiphophorus_hellerii-4.1, whole genome shotgun sequence genome window below encodes:
- the LOC116720853 gene encoding CD209 antigen-like protein E isoform X1 — protein MARAVRREPADFGMDYVNLPEPSVTMAAGGGDEGNRSAPGTKLLRLVGVSFGLLCFLQVAVNVSLRLTLFKSDGQTSPTGPACSNETVKQEQLIKRYIQRGWVRFHSSVYYISFNRNTWQQSRRFCLQQGADLVIINTKEEQDFTRQFNRLTWLGLHNKTKTGNWTWVDGTPLTKSYWGPGEPNGFEGKMENCVEIRFFELENSWNDIPCGDENYWICEKEVAP, from the exons ATGGCAAGAGCTGTGCGCAGAGAGCCAGCAGACTTCGGCATGGACTATGTGAATCTGCCTGAGCCTTCAgttacaatggctgctggaggaggagacgagGGGAACCGTTCTGCACCAG GGACAAAGCTATTGAGGCTGGTTGGAGTTAGCTTTGGACTCCTTTGCTTCCTACAAGTTGCTGTCAACGTGTCTCTCCGCCTGACACTGT TCAAATCTGACGGTCAGACATCACCAACAGGACCCGCTTGCAGTAATGAAACTGTCAAGCAGGAACAACTGATCA AGCGGTACATCCAGCGGGGATGGGTGCGTTTCCATTCCAGTGTGTATTATATTTCTTTCAACAGGAACACGTGGCAGCAGAGCAGACGGTTCTGTCTGCAGCAAGGCGCTGACCTGGTGATCATCAACACCAAAGAAGAACAG GACTTCACAAGACAGTTTAACAGACTCACTTGGCTCGGACTTCATAATAAGACCAAGACGGGGAACTGGACATGGGTGGATGGGACTCCGCTGACCAAAag CTACTGGGGGCCTGGAGAGCCAAACGGTTTCGAAGGCAAAATGGAAAACTGTGTGGAGATAAGGTTCTTTGAGCTGGAAAACAGCTGGAACGACATACCGTGTGGAGACGAAAACTACTGGATCTGTGAGAAAGAAGTGGCTCCGTAA
- the LOC116719440 gene encoding CD209 antigen-like protein E: MARAVNRNAAEIDYVNQPHPSTNGRPELETGGNDGESGIKSLRVVAVGFGVLCILQVALNVSLRLALNVPQPTPDEVFCGNETQDMCKLKQETRQYLQKGWLYFRDSFYYMSSTKKTWDESRKYCLQEDADLLIINSREEQNFITQLSRDKLTWIGLRELSGTERWIWVDGAPLTESYWGPDEPNRLVKGNPICVEMRFFDTENSWNDRSCNTENFWMCEKEAAL; encoded by the exons ATGGCGCGAGCTGTTAACCGAAACGCAGCCGAGATCGATTATGTGAATCAGCCCCATCCGTCCACTAATGGGCGTCCCGAGTTAGAGACCGGGGGAAATGACGGCGAGTCGG GGATTAAGTCGCTCAGAGTGGTCGCTGTTGGCTTCGGAGTTCTTTGCATCCTACAAGTTGCTCTCAACGTTTCCCTTCGTCTGGCTCTCA ACGTACCTCAGCCCACGCCAGATGAGGTGTTTTGCGGTAACGAGACTCAGGACATGTGCAAGCTGAAGCAAGAGACCA GGCAGTATCTCCAGAAAGGATGGCTGTATTTCCGCGACAGTTTTTATTACATGTCGTCCACCAAGAAGACTTGGGACGAGAGCCGGAAGTACTGCCTGCAGGAGGACGCCGACCTGCTGATCATAAACAGCAGAGAGGAACAG AACTTTATCACGCAGTTAAGCAGGGACAAGTTGACCTGGATCGGACTGCGCGAGTTATCTGGGACAGAACGGTGGATATGGGTGGATGGAGCTCCGCTGACGGAgag CTACTGGGGCCCCGACGAGCCAAACAGGCTGGTAAAAGGAAATCCAATATGTGTGGAGATGAGGTTCTTCGATACTGAAAACAGCTGGAATGACAGATCCTGCAACACTGAAAACTTTtggatgtgtgaaaaagaaGCAGCTCTTTGA
- the LOC116720853 gene encoding CD209 antigen-like protein E isoform X2 produces MARAVRREPADFGMDYVNLPEPSVTMAAGGGDEGNRSAPVKSDGQTSPTGPACSNETVKQEQLIKRYIQRGWVRFHSSVYYISFNRNTWQQSRRFCLQQGADLVIINTKEEQDFTRQFNRLTWLGLHNKTKTGNWTWVDGTPLTKSYWGPGEPNGFEGKMENCVEIRFFELENSWNDIPCGDENYWICEKEVAP; encoded by the exons ATGGCAAGAGCTGTGCGCAGAGAGCCAGCAGACTTCGGCATGGACTATGTGAATCTGCCTGAGCCTTCAgttacaatggctgctggaggaggagacgagGGGAACCGTTCTGCACCAG TCAAATCTGACGGTCAGACATCACCAACAGGACCCGCTTGCAGTAATGAAACTGTCAAGCAGGAACAACTGATCA AGCGGTACATCCAGCGGGGATGGGTGCGTTTCCATTCCAGTGTGTATTATATTTCTTTCAACAGGAACACGTGGCAGCAGAGCAGACGGTTCTGTCTGCAGCAAGGCGCTGACCTGGTGATCATCAACACCAAAGAAGAACAG GACTTCACAAGACAGTTTAACAGACTCACTTGGCTCGGACTTCATAATAAGACCAAGACGGGGAACTGGACATGGGTGGATGGGACTCCGCTGACCAAAag CTACTGGGGGCCTGGAGAGCCAAACGGTTTCGAAGGCAAAATGGAAAACTGTGTGGAGATAAGGTTCTTTGAGCTGGAAAACAGCTGGAACGACATACCGTGTGGAGACGAAAACTACTGGATCTGTGAGAAAGAAGTGGCTCCGTAA